The following coding sequences are from one Haploplasma axanthum window:
- a CDS encoding zinc ribbon domain-containing protein — protein sequence MRCIKCFKEIPDDSKFCMYCGEDTSIAKEVNCNVCGSEIPDGALFCPTCGAKAKSIESIDNENTKSRKKVSDVIARYLKSSISIIFGMILLIALFLPTVKFNFSDLSPEINNIKLDLSFSFTKNIVGIKYLFEDNTFEDFYEYVDEEVGYIADRYDLNPENLNDRKKIAEILVDRINPAYLYSIQEYSEITTIQIFFFVVLVISQMLLLVLIPFLIIIGIISLVSKDESVNKGNNIVQYLSFVALGLVMICNGLFLATNNFEPTSTSLTIIAIMALIMLAFKIFEKIVNKQFILRNLIKSVLMLLGTSLVFLLVINTGIKYQYKYQNTNSTKKELIVTESAKSFSGTLDKIILDNNLELTKEFLIDSFFDIVESNLSKKTKIYQTKFIGNNAWTAVEEAGSEMKILITLTAIISIATLIVLATVLLMVLIRFVYQAENRSLFLNSLQILGIILIIAQITLLIITSLTMNQYFGFFGLDKGVRSVYTSVSIAQYFGLVLTIALLVFNIVFKEKSKNS from the coding sequence ATGAGATGTATAAAATGTTTTAAAGAAATTCCTGATGATTCAAAATTTTGCATGTATTGCGGGGAAGATACATCAATAGCGAAAGAAGTAAATTGTAATGTGTGTGGAAGCGAAATTCCTGATGGAGCATTATTTTGTCCAACTTGTGGTGCTAAAGCTAAGTCTATAGAATCAATAGATAATGAAAATACTAAGTCTAGAAAAAAAGTGAGTGATGTCATAGCTAGATATTTAAAAAGTTCAATTAGTATTATCTTTGGTATGATACTTTTAATTGCATTATTTTTACCAACAGTCAAGTTTAATTTTAGCGACTTGAGTCCAGAGATTAATAATATTAAACTAGATTTATCATTTAGTTTTACTAAAAATATTGTTGGTATAAAGTATCTTTTTGAAGATAATACGTTTGAAGATTTTTATGAATATGTAGATGAAGAAGTAGGTTATATAGCTGATAGATATGACTTGAATCCAGAAAATCTAAATGACAGGAAAAAAATAGCTGAGATCCTTGTAGATAGAATTAATCCTGCATATCTTTATTCGATTCAGGAGTATTCGGAGATTACTACTATTCAGATATTTTTCTTTGTTGTCCTAGTGATTAGTCAAATGTTGTTATTAGTTTTAATTCCATTTTTAATAATAATTGGAATTATATCATTAGTAAGTAAAGATGAATCTGTAAATAAAGGTAACAATATTGTTCAATATTTAAGTTTTGTAGCATTAGGATTAGTAATGATTTGTAATGGTTTATTTCTTGCGACAAATAATTTTGAACCAACATCAACTTCATTAACAATTATTGCTATAATGGCATTAATTATGCTTGCATTTAAAATTTTTGAAAAGATAGTAAACAAACAATTTATCTTAAGAAACTTAATAAAAAGTGTTTTAATGTTATTAGGTACATCATTAGTATTCTTATTAGTAATTAATACCGGAATTAAATATCAGTACAAATACCAAAATACAAATTCAACTAAAAAAGAGTTAATTGTTACCGAATCTGCTAAGAGTTTTTCAGGTACATTAGATAAGATTATCCTTGATAATAATTTAGAGTTAACAAAAGAATTTCTAATTGATAGTTTCTTTGATATAGTAGAAAGTAATTTAAGTAAGAAGACTAAAATATACCAAACTAAATTTATAGGTAATAATGCATGGACTGCTGTTGAAGAAGCAGGTAGTGAAATGAAAATACTTATTACTTTAACAGCAATAATTTCTATTGCCACTTTAATTGTTTTAGCAACAGTTTTATTAATGGTTTTAATTAGATTTGTTTATCAAGCTGAAAATAGAAGTTTATTTTTAAATTCATTACAGATATTGGGTATAATACTAATAATTGCTCAAATTACATTATTGATCATAACATCACTTACAATGAATCAATATTTTGGTTTCTTTGGATTAGATAAAGGAGTAAGAAGTGTTTATACATCAGTAAGTATTGCACAATATTTTGGATTAGTATTGACTATTGCGCTTTTAGTCTTTAATATAGTATTTAAAGAAAAGAGTAAGAATAGTTAG
- a CDS encoding guanylate kinase: MIVIVGASASGKTEVSKILVEKYGFMKCVTTTTRLKRINEVDGIDYHFLTKEEFKLLISKNAFVEYAIYQDNFYGINKKDINKNALVIVEPNGANELIRKMKNNVFIVFFESQKDIRSKRMFERGDKIDDIQKRLHNDEKIFNKDNLLKVDLHIENDDHNLSEISKIIKDEYEKYIEKNLG; encoded by the coding sequence ATGATTGTAATTGTTGGAGCGAGTGCAAGTGGGAAAACAGAAGTATCAAAAATACTAGTTGAAAAGTATGGATTTATGAAATGTGTTACAACGACTACAAGATTAAAAAGAATAAATGAAGTTGATGGAATTGATTATCATTTTTTAACAAAAGAAGAATTCAAGTTATTAATTTCAAAAAATGCGTTTGTTGAATATGCAATTTATCAAGATAATTTTTATGGTATAAATAAGAAAGATATTAATAAAAATGCTTTAGTTATTGTAGAACCAAATGGAGCAAATGAATTAATAAGAAAAATGAAAAATAATGTTTTTATTGTTTTTTTTGAGTCACAAAAAGATATAAGAAGTAAACGAATGTTTGAACGTGGTGATAAAATAGACGATATTCAAAAAAGGTTACATAACGATGAAAAAATATTTAATAAAGACAATTTATTGAAAGTTGATTTGCATATTGAAAATGATGATCATAATTTAAGTGAAATATCAAAAATTATTAAAGATGAATATGAAAAATATATAGAAAAAAACCTTGGTTAG
- a CDS encoding sugar phosphate nucleotidyltransferase encodes MLIALILASGKGTRLAPLSTEETPKQYLKLITKNSLVADTVDRVRGFINDENIYVVTNQAHKDLAYNEFPFLNKKNIILEPEMKETLASITHAVSVISNITGGNPTFLILPSDHYIDDYDNFKKSVTDGYNLIKTKEHYVLYGVRPTFPSTQFGYIKTVSKNNLLNIESFVEKPQIEIASKIYNDSNYYWNNGIMLATKENIFNSVANQLPIQYELLQKLDNKEIGTLDYFNNTLKSSFSRSVLEKEQNMFLIPVDYVWYDVGNFDTLFEILEKLGKHDKLAEIKSLLNSKNLD; translated from the coding sequence ATGTTAATTGCATTAATTCTAGCAAGTGGAAAAGGAACAAGACTCGCTCCACTTTCAACTGAAGAAACACCAAAACAATACTTAAAATTAATAACTAAAAATTCATTAGTTGCAGACACCGTTGATCGTGTAAGGGGATTTATAAACGATGAAAATATTTATGTAGTAACTAATCAAGCCCACAAAGATTTAGCATATAATGAATTCCCATTTTTAAATAAAAAAAATATTATATTAGAACCAGAAATGAAGGAAACACTTGCATCTATAACACATGCTGTTTCAGTAATTTCTAATATAACAGGTGGTAATCCAACATTTTTAATTTTACCTTCTGATCATTATATCGATGATTATGATAATTTTAAAAAATCAGTAACTGATGGGTATAACTTAATAAAAACAAAAGAACACTATGTCTTATATGGTGTACGTCCAACGTTTCCAAGTACTCAATTTGGTTATATAAAAACTGTAAGTAAAAACAACTTGTTAAATATTGAAAGTTTTGTTGAAAAACCTCAAATTGAAATTGCGTCTAAGATATACAATGACTCTAATTATTATTGGAATAATGGTATTATGCTTGCAACTAAAGAAAATATTTTCAACAGTGTTGCAAATCAACTACCTATTCAATATGAATTATTACAAAAACTTGATAATAAGGAAATTGGAACACTTGATTATTTTAACAACACCTTGAAATCATCATTTTCAAGAAGTGTTTTAGAAAAAGAACAAAACATGTTTTTAATTCCTGTTGATTATGTTTGGTATGATGTTGGAAACTTTGACACACTATTTGAAATATTAGAAAAACTTGGAAAACATGATAAATTAGCAGAAATTAAATCACTATTAAATTCAAAAAACCTTGATTAG
- a CDS encoding LytR/AlgR family response regulator transcription factor — MRYRIAIVEDDPNSADAIKNYITRYSKETNTQFEFFLYRDGDEITSDYEAKYDIIFLDVEMRRLDGMSAAQKIREFDSDVIIIFITNMSQYAIKGYTVDALSFLLKPVPYFAFVQELKKSLDKIKKFKQKKYILIPDENGIKKISSNEILYIESIKHDLLIVTKDKSYRIRGTLKKMEEELERHDFNRSNNCYLVNLSYVDGVVDDFVMIRDEKLKISRPRKKQFMEELATYLGGKI, encoded by the coding sequence ATGAGATATAGAATTGCTATTGTCGAAGATGATCCAAATAGTGCTGATGCAATTAAAAATTACATTACTAGATATTCAAAAGAAACAAACACTCAGTTTGAATTTTTTCTGTATCGTGATGGTGATGAAATAACATCTGATTATGAAGCTAAATATGATATTATTTTTCTTGATGTTGAAATGCGTAGATTAGATGGAATGAGTGCAGCACAAAAAATTCGAGAGTTTGATTCGGATGTTATAATTATTTTTATTACTAACATGAGTCAATACGCAATAAAAGGATATACTGTAGATGCATTAAGCTTTTTATTAAAACCAGTACCTTATTTCGCATTTGTTCAAGAATTAAAAAAATCATTAGACAAGATAAAAAAGTTTAAACAAAAAAAATATATTTTAATACCGGATGAAAATGGAATTAAAAAAATATCATCGAATGAAATTCTTTATATCGAAAGTATTAAGCATGATTTATTAATAGTTACTAAAGATAAAAGTTATCGTATACGTGGAACACTTAAAAAAATGGAAGAAGAACTTGAACGACATGATTTTAATCGAAGTAATAATTGCTATTTAGTTAATTTATCATATGTTGATGGAGTAGTTGACGATTTTGTTATGATAAGAGATGAAAAATTGAAAATATCACGTCCAAGAAAGAAACAGTTCATGGAAGAATTAGCTACGTATTTAGGTGGCAAAATATGA
- a CDS encoding ATP-binding protein — protein sequence MMTLFATEEIVLNIPRIYTVLAEWLACLSYIYFSPKRFSRAKTIIFSIIGLLVMTMFHLWSDTWNINFWILGMIVAVLIMYGFVMLISKSNPFTAGYITVIAFIMSEFAASLEWQIEHFIITNSSRDNIFIKILIYSPIKIYHLRISFTLIITYALIFIAIFYLEKRYWKRKQMFNAKKNDLLAVAVVGILVFSISNISFLNINTPITSNNPTEMFYIRTLVDLAGIVILYSQREHKYATQKSMEVYTMNNLLDKQYEQYRVSMVSTDIINQKYHDLKHHISVIRAETDYDKKMGYIDDLENSIKQYESNYQTGNKVLDIILGSKHDIFVENKINFTCVADGTLLDFIEVMDLVSIFGNALDNAIENLKEINDPEKRLMKLAIFSQANLLMIRIENYYQNKLKYEYGNLVTTKGDNSYHGYGIKSIRSAVDKYGGSLTINTESNWFTIMILIPITQN from the coding sequence ATGATGACATTGTTTGCAACGGAGGAAATTGTTTTAAATATTCCAAGAATATATACTGTTCTTGCTGAATGGTTAGCATGTCTTTCATATATTTATTTTAGTCCGAAAAGATTTAGTCGTGCAAAAACAATTATCTTTAGTATAATTGGATTATTAGTAATGACAATGTTTCATTTATGGTCTGATACATGGAACATAAACTTTTGGATACTTGGTATGATTGTTGCTGTTTTAATTATGTATGGTTTTGTTATGCTTATTTCAAAATCAAATCCATTTACTGCAGGATACATAACAGTGATTGCATTTATTATGTCTGAATTTGCTGCTTCACTTGAATGGCAAATTGAACATTTTATAATTACAAATTCATCAAGAGATAATATATTTATAAAGATATTAATATACTCACCAATTAAAATCTACCATTTAAGAATAAGTTTTACATTAATAATAACGTATGCGTTAATATTCATTGCTATTTTTTATTTGGAAAAAAGATATTGGAAACGTAAACAAATGTTTAATGCAAAGAAAAATGATTTATTAGCGGTAGCTGTAGTAGGTATTTTAGTATTTTCAATATCTAATATAAGTTTTTTGAATATAAACACGCCAATTACAAGTAATAATCCAACAGAAATGTTTTATATAAGAACTTTAGTTGATTTAGCGGGAATTGTTATTTTATATTCACAACGAGAACATAAATATGCAACACAAAAAAGTATGGAAGTCTATACTATGAACAATTTACTTGATAAACAATATGAACAATATCGTGTTTCAATGGTTTCAACGGATATAATAAATCAAAAATATCATGACTTAAAACATCATATTAGTGTAATAAGAGCTGAAACAGATTATGATAAAAAAATGGGATATATTGATGATTTAGAAAATTCAATTAAACAGTATGAGAGTAATTATCAAACTGGGAATAAAGTTTTAGATATTATATTAGGCTCTAAACACGATATTTTTGTTGAAAATAAAATTAATTTCACATGTGTTGCTGATGGAACGCTTTTAGATTTTATTGAAGTTATGGATTTAGTGTCAATATTTGGTAATGCATTAGATAATGCAATTGAAAATTTAAAAGAAATTAATGATCCTGAAAAAAGATTAATGAAGTTAGCAATTTTTTCACAAGCAAACTTATTAATGATTAGAATTGAGAATTATTATCAAAACAAATTAAAATATGAATATGGTAACTTAGTGACAACTAAAGGCGATAATAGTTATCATGGCTATGGTATAAAAAGTATTAGAAGTGCTGTCGATAAATATGGAGGGTCATTAACAATAAATACAGAATCAAATTGGTTCACAATAATGATTTTGATTCCGATTACTCAAAATTAA
- a CDS encoding beta-glucosidase, which translates to MKGLIKKMTMIVLSGFLLAVAVPVAAQKFYTDFTSYEDVLDAGYKLNEEIASEGFVLLKNENESLPLVKNSKISAFGKNTVNPVYGGSGSGSGSTKNRVDFYTALRNAGFDVNKVLENFYLNNGASGSGRPASPGMFTSVLSGFATGETPIDKYTSSVESSYSVFNDAAVIMISRIGGEGYDLPVNSRKNWTSTEPVEGVAEGAHENHYLQLTKYEEDLIKYVDSKFENVILIINSSNTMELGFVQDMPEIDSAIWIGGPGANGLNALGKILNGEVNPSGRLTDIHARDFKKDPTWFNFAKNTQNTEGNQYVVDGKTQPYYYVDYEEGIYLGYKYYETRAVEEENSETWYNENVVYPFGYGLSYTNFTWEIEGAGNETPIALTADTEIAVKVKVTNNGSVAGKEVVQLYYTAPYTNGGIEKAHVVLGAFEKTKLLKPGQSQTVELKLTARDMASYDYTDANNNGKTTWELDNGEYGIKVMKNSHEVVGEIKYNLATTVAYENDEVTNEVIKNRFDDVSFDVITPESTTSRNSKSISERSLSRADFAGTFPTMPTLEDRTVTDEFIKSLNVVVDNKGLYDKNQPWATTVLPNQAKTQLTKEQIAIHFSELAGVRYTDENKEKWEAFMDQFTIDQLAAMIGNTTYALGGNALLADLGVVRTENLDGPSGFGSGVNFAAEIVIASTFNKELAYKMGQHIGNEALWTNAGGWYAPGMNIHRSPFSGRNFEYYSEDAVLSGLIGAATTKGATDKGVIVYIKHFALNDQETDRTNNGVLTYANEQAIRELYLRPFEMSVKDGEAHGVMSSFNSIGSTWAGGSYALLTEILRDEWGFEGVVVTDMWMGGHMKTDQMVRAGNDLTLGSTKPTTAGLKDLIEKFDELTADEKTYVATQVFAMRKSARNALVALANSLGMQNGIPSGSISVKLQKANAGLPFNYDIKSNLPEGFDAAEIIEYKISDGGKLPQGLTLTADGKISGTPLAGSENTGVHTFSIDIIADGYITRKASFEIEVDGAIYNRDTKLVAIIGQELEINLAPVLNSTKVELENSKFSGSVPGRWGAAGWDGKVPSWLKFGPISNNFTSDNILKGTPTEIGVYEFEVRIQTTLGTFDVPFTVEVKAAEPEKPIERFTFVKIDLPTVTKDANFSASVAVASETGVTYTLKDGSQLPQGLVLSASGTISGKTSVLGNKEFTVIASKDGFEDVEATFTIVVEEQKVPETPVIPEPVKPNMTLPIVLSVISLVGVIGVAVLVVLKKK; encoded by the coding sequence ATGAAAGGTTTAATTAAAAAAATGACTATGATTGTATTGTCAGGATTTTTACTTGCTGTTGCAGTACCAGTTGCAGCACAAAAATTCTATACTGACTTTACAAGTTATGAAGATGTATTAGATGCTGGTTATAAACTTAATGAAGAGATTGCCAGTGAGGGGTTTGTTCTACTAAAAAATGAAAATGAATCATTACCTTTAGTAAAAAATTCTAAAATTAGTGCATTTGGTAAAAACACTGTGAATCCAGTTTATGGTGGTAGTGGATCAGGTTCTGGTAGTACAAAAAACAGAGTTGATTTCTACACAGCATTAAGAAATGCGGGATTTGATGTAAATAAAGTACTAGAAAATTTTTATCTAAATAATGGAGCATCTGGTTCAGGTAGACCAGCAAGCCCTGGTATGTTTACATCAGTGTTGTCAGGATTTGCAACAGGTGAAACACCAATTGATAAATACACAAGTAGTGTTGAAAGTAGTTATTCTGTATTTAATGATGCAGCAGTAATTATGATTTCTAGAATTGGTGGTGAAGGTTATGACTTACCAGTTAATAGCCGTAAAAATTGGACTAGTACAGAACCAGTTGAAGGTGTTGCAGAAGGTGCACATGAAAACCATTACTTACAACTTACAAAATATGAAGAAGATTTAATTAAATATGTTGATAGTAAATTTGAAAATGTAATTCTGATTATTAATAGTAGTAATACTATGGAATTAGGATTCGTTCAAGATATGCCAGAAATTGATTCTGCAATTTGGATTGGTGGTCCAGGTGCAAACGGATTAAATGCATTAGGTAAAATCTTGAATGGTGAAGTAAATCCATCAGGTAGATTGACAGACATCCATGCACGTGATTTCAAAAAAGATCCAACATGGTTCAACTTTGCTAAAAATACACAAAACACTGAAGGTAATCAATATGTTGTAGATGGAAAAACTCAACCATACTACTATGTTGATTATGAAGAAGGTATTTATTTAGGGTATAAATATTATGAAACAAGAGCAGTTGAAGAAGAAAATTCGGAAACTTGGTACAACGAAAATGTTGTTTATCCATTTGGTTATGGACTAAGTTATACTAACTTTACTTGGGAAATTGAAGGAGCAGGAAATGAAACTCCTATTGCTCTTACAGCTGATACTGAAATTGCAGTAAAAGTAAAAGTGACAAATAATGGATCAGTTGCTGGTAAAGAAGTTGTTCAATTATACTATACTGCACCATATACTAATGGTGGAATTGAAAAAGCTCACGTTGTATTAGGAGCATTTGAAAAAACTAAATTATTAAAACCAGGACAATCACAAACTGTTGAATTAAAATTAACAGCAAGAGATATGGCATCATACGATTATACTGATGCAAATAATAACGGTAAAACAACTTGGGAATTAGATAATGGTGAATACGGAATCAAAGTTATGAAGAATTCACATGAAGTTGTTGGAGAAATTAAATACAATTTAGCAACAACAGTAGCTTATGAAAATGATGAAGTAACAAATGAAGTTATTAAAAATAGATTCGATGATGTAAGTTTTGATGTTATTACTCCAGAGTCAACAACATCAAGAAATAGCAAATCAATTTCTGAAAGATCATTATCAAGAGCAGATTTTGCTGGAACATTCCCTACAATGCCAACTCTTGAAGATAGAACAGTTACTGATGAATTTATTAAGAGCTTAAATGTTGTTGTTGATAATAAAGGTTTATATGATAAAAATCAACCATGGGCTACAACTGTTTTACCAAATCAAGCTAAGACACAATTAACAAAAGAACAAATCGCAATTCATTTCTCTGAATTAGCTGGTGTTAGATATACTGATGAAAATAAAGAAAAATGGGAAGCATTTATGGATCAATTTACTATTGATCAACTTGCAGCAATGATTGGTAATACAACTTATGCATTAGGTGGAAATGCTTTACTTGCTGATTTAGGGGTTGTAAGAACTGAAAACTTAGATGGACCTTCTGGATTTGGTTCAGGTGTAAACTTTGCAGCTGAAATAGTTATAGCATCAACATTCAATAAAGAGTTAGCATATAAAATGGGACAACATATTGGAAATGAAGCATTATGGACAAATGCAGGTGGATGGTATGCACCAGGTATGAACATTCACCGTTCACCATTCTCAGGACGTAACTTTGAGTATTATTCAGAAGATGCAGTATTAAGTGGACTTATTGGTGCAGCTACTACAAAAGGTGCAACTGATAAGGGTGTAATAGTATATATTAAGCACTTTGCATTAAATGATCAAGAAACAGATAGAACTAATAATGGGGTTCTAACATATGCTAATGAACAAGCAATTAGAGAATTATATTTAAGACCATTTGAAATGTCAGTTAAAGATGGAGAAGCACATGGTGTCATGAGTTCATTCAATAGTATTGGAAGTACTTGGGCAGGTGGAAGCTATGCATTATTAACAGAAATATTAAGAGACGAATGGGGCTTTGAAGGTGTTGTAGTTACAGACATGTGGATGGGCGGACATATGAAAACTGATCAAATGGTTCGTGCTGGAAATGACTTAACATTAGGAAGTACAAAACCTACAACAGCAGGATTAAAAGATTTAATTGAAAAATTTGATGAATTAACTGCTGATGAAAAAACATATGTTGCAACACAAGTTTTTGCAATGAGAAAATCTGCAAGAAATGCTTTAGTAGCTCTTGCAAACAGTTTAGGAATGCAAAATGGGATTCCAAGTGGTAGTATCTCAGTAAAACTTCAAAAAGCTAATGCTGGTCTACCGTTCAACTATGACATTAAGAGCAATTTACCTGAAGGTTTTGATGCTGCTGAGATTATAGAGTACAAAATTTCAGATGGTGGTAAGTTGCCACAAGGATTAACTTTAACAGCTGATGGTAAAATCTCTGGTACTCCGCTTGCAGGTAGTGAAAACACAGGAGTTCATACATTTAGTATTGATATTATTGCTGATGGTTATATAACAAGAAAAGCAAGTTTTGAAATTGAAGTAGATGGAGCTATCTATAATAGAGATACTAAACTAGTAGCAATTATTGGTCAAGAATTAGAAATTAATTTAGCACCAGTACTTAATTCAACTAAAGTAGAATTAGAAAATAGTAAGTTCTCTGGAAGTGTACCAGGAAGATGGGGTGCAGCTGGATGGGATGGAAAAGTACCATCATGGTTGAAATTTGGACCAATTTCTAATAACTTTACTTCTGATAACATTCTAAAAGGAACACCAACAGAAATTGGAGTATATGAATTTGAAGTAAGAATTCAAACAACTTTAGGAACATTTGATGTACCATTTACTGTTGAAGTTAAAGCTGCTGAACCTGAAAAACCAATTGAAAGATTTACATTTGTTAAAATAGATCTTCCAACAGTTACTAAAGATGCAAATTTCTCTGCTAGTGTAGCAGTTGCATCTGAAACAGGAGTAACATATACATTAAAAGATGGTAGTCAATTACCACAAGGTTTAGTGTTAAGTGCTTCTGGAACAATAAGTGGTAAAACGTCAGTTTTAGGAAATAAAGAATTTACTGTAATTGCAAGTAAAGATGGATTTGAAGATGTTGAAGCAACATTTACAATTGTTGTTGAAGAACAAAAAGTTCCAGAAACACCAGTAATTCCTGAACCAGTTAAACCAAATATGACATTACCAATTGTATTATCAGTAATCTCATTAGTAGGAGTAATTGGAGTTGCAGTTTTAGTTGTTTTAAAGAAAAAATAA
- a CDS encoding Ig domain-containing protein, with protein MKNKQFLSIVFTMLLTLVLVACGGGNKEMTYNGAYLSQGTVGVEYSEQVARVETEGATVTYALKSGDKLPNGLTLSSDGKITGKPTEAATVEITVVASAKGFKDAEATFIFTIIDAPATELTFNGKALEKGATGASYSANVGIATGTSNIKYALKSGSVLPTGLSINEAGLIVGTPTKEGTYKFVVIASAKDFDSKEAEFSIVIEKSTTATTFIMESEFVDLTGKGGGGWSGSARELNMIGKDEDGNNQASNGYFVAYTHAPNLSFEYKFISDSSVQGDLVLRLGSDLGSVTLTPDAFEIKLNGTVINYTAINLLSDATMGSVGVFEDFKITTSSNKINILEGENVLTLTVKENTLFPSRGDTFGPAMDCVKITSTAILSWNPLLDNTKGR; from the coding sequence ATGAAAAATAAGCAATTTTTAAGTATAGTTTTCACAATGCTACTTACGTTAGTGTTAGTTGCATGTGGTGGTGGAAACAAAGAAATGACATATAATGGTGCATATTTATCACAAGGAACTGTTGGTGTTGAATATAGTGAACAAGTAGCAAGAGTAGAAACTGAGGGTGCTACAGTTACATATGCTTTAAAATCAGGAGATAAGTTACCAAACGGATTGACTTTATCAAGTGACGGTAAAATAACAGGTAAACCAACAGAAGCAGCAACTGTTGAAATCACAGTAGTTGCTAGTGCAAAGGGATTTAAAGATGCAGAAGCAACATTTATTTTTACAATTATTGATGCACCAGCTACAGAGTTAACATTTAATGGAAAAGCACTTGAAAAAGGAGCAACAGGAGCATCATATTCTGCAAATGTAGGAATTGCGACAGGAACAAGTAACATTAAATATGCTCTTAAATCAGGTAGTGTATTACCAACAGGTTTATCAATTAATGAAGCAGGGTTAATTGTTGGAACACCAACTAAAGAAGGTACATATAAATTTGTTGTTATTGCAAGTGCAAAAGATTTTGATTCAAAAGAAGCAGAATTCAGTATTGTTATTGAAAAATCAACTACAGCAACAACATTTATTATGGAATCAGAATTTGTTGACTTAACTGGTAAGGGTGGCGGAGGCTGGAGTGGTTCAGCACGTGAATTAAACATGATTGGTAAAGATGAAGATGGTAATAATCAAGCAAGTAACGGATATTTCGTTGCGTATACACATGCACCAAATTTATCATTCGAATATAAATTTATATCAGATTCATCAGTTCAAGGTGATTTAGTATTACGTTTAGGTTCTGACTTGGGATCTGTAACACTTACACCAGATGCATTTGAAATCAAACTTAATGGTACAGTAATTAATTATACTGCTATTAATTTATTATCAGATGCAACTATGGGAAGTGTTGGAGTATTCGAAGATTTTAAAATCACAACATCAAGTAACAAGATAAATATTCTTGAAGGTGAGAATGTATTAACTCTTACAGTTAAGGAAAATACTTTATTCCCAAGTAGAGGAGATACATTTGGACCAGCTATGGATTGTGTAAAGATAACATCAACAGCAATTTTAAGTTGGAATCCTCTTTTAGATAATACTAAAGGTAGATAA